TGTCTACCCTTCAAATTGTAAGGCAAGGAAGAGACCTCAGGGTGACAAGATCGGCAGGTTTAGTAAATTTGCCAAAGTCCAAACCTAAGTAGATTTGATATTCGGGTAAATTTACTCCCGTTAAATCATGTTAATCCTGTCTATCCCCGTAAGTACCTGCTCGGCAGTGATAAGTTTCATGCAGTTGAAATGGCCCTTGGGGCATTTCTTTGAACCGTGCAGGGCGCAAGGCCGGCAGTCCAGTTCGGTTTCGATGACCCTGCTCTCCGGCCGCCAGGGCGCAAAGCCGAACTGCCTGACCGTGGGCCCGAAGATGGCTATGACCAGCGTCCCCGCCGCCTCGGCGATGTGCATGGCCCCGGTGTCGTTGGTGACCAGCAGTGTTGCCTTGGACAGAACATAGGTCAATTGTGCCAGATCAAGCAAGCCGCAAAGGTTGGTGGCATTTGCCCCCGAAGCTTTTATGATCTCTTCAACGACGGCCCTGTCGTTCTTATCCCCAACAATAACTATTTTATATTCTTGCCCTGAGCTTTGTCGAAGGGTCCCACTTCCCATTTTAGAGATCAGTTCCGAGTATCCCGGCCAGCGCTTAGTCGGCCAGTGCGCGCCCGGCGCTATGGCTATGAACCCTCCCTGCGGCAGTTTGATGGACGGATCGGCCGCCGGATACAGCTTGGGCTTGGCCTCGGGCTGTTTGACCCCGGCCTTCTCCACCGCCGCCAGGTAGCGCTGGATCACTGTCTTATAAGTTTTGCCACTGCCCTGTCCCCAGACCAGCATCCGGCGGCGCCAGGTGTCCTTGGGCCAGTGGATCTTTTTCCCGGCGTTAAGGCAAAGGGTGATCATCCGGCTGCGTGGGTTGTTCTGCAGGTCTATGATGAAGTTGTATTTGTTGGCGCTGAGTTCATGAATGAACAGCAACAGCCCCCGCAGGCCCTGGTGCCGGCCGGTTTCGTCAAAGCCGTGAATGTTGGCCAGCTTGGGGTGGCCCTTTAAAAGCCCGGCAAACCTGGCCTTGCAGACGAGGTCTATCTGAGAGCCGGGTTCGGCTTGGGAGATGGTCTCAATGGCGGCGGTGGCCAGCACAATGTCGCCGATGGCGCCCAGACGGATGAGAAGGTACTTATTCATTGGTTATTTCTGTTCTGGACCATTTTATTAGAGTTGCCCCATCTGATTGTATCCACAAATGATATACATTGCCGTTTTCATCCATATCCAACAAAAAATCACCATAGTCTTGTGAAAAATAAATTCTTTCATCTTGGTCTATATCAATTAATATTGATTCTTTGCTTTTTGAATCCAGTATAATAGCTTTTTTTAAATATTTAGCATTATTAGTTACATCAACCTGCATCAACATATCCCCTTGTTTATTCTCTTTAAGAAAACATAAG
This DNA window, taken from bacterium, encodes the following:
- a CDS encoding glycosyltransferase family 9 protein; translation: MNKYLLIRLGAIGDIVLATAAIETISQAEPGSQIDLVCKARFAGLLKGHPKLANIHGFDETGRHQGLRGLLLFIHELSANKYNFIIDLQNNPRSRMITLCLNAGKKIHWPKDTWRRRMLVWGQGSGKTYKTVIQRYLAAVEKAGVKQPEAKPKLYPAADPSIKLPQGGFIAIAPGAHWPTKRWPGYSELISKMGSGTLRQSSGQEYKIVIVGDKNDRAVVEEIIKASGANATNLCGLLDLAQLTYVLSKATLLVTNDTGAMHIAEAAGTLVIAIFGPTVRQFGFAPWRPESRVIETELDCRPCALHGSKKCPKGHFNCMKLITAEQVLTGIDRINMI